Below is a window of Deinococcus aerolatus DNA.
GCTGTCTGGTGGTGCCGGCACCCAACGGTGTGGTCACCGCCATCCTGACGGCGGCTGAGCACCTGCACGCTGACCTGCTGATGCTGGGGGCACATGGCCACCCTGACCCGGAGCGACGCGCCCTGGGCCGCGTGACCTGTGGTGTCCTGCTGGGTACGCGTGTGCCTGTGCAGGTGGCCCCGCAGGGGTTGGGCCCTGCTCCCCACCCCCTGCAGCGCTGGCGCGATGTCGGCCGTTCCTGAAACCACCCTTCTCCATCCAGACTGCTGTGGCCCCCAACAGGCCATCAGCGGGTCCCTGTCGGGTGGGCGCGCAGCAATGCGCGTGCAAGGGGACGGCGCTTGACAGGCCAGTCCCCGCTCGTTGGGTATTCCGCAGGCGCAGCGTTCCTGAATGGTCCCTCCGGAAGGACGCAGGCCGGTTGCCGGGCAGCCTCTTCAGAATGGGTCAGGTGGAGGGCGAGGAGCT
It encodes the following:
- a CDS encoding universal stress protein; this encodes MFRHILVPVDFGPCSLRAVDLACTLVRLSGGRVTLLHVLDADQSPDGPARRLNGLARCSRQPPGCLVVPAPNGVVTAILTAAEHLHADLLMLGAHGHPDPERRALGRVTCGVLLGTRVPVQVAPQGLGPAPHPLQRWRDVGRS